The following are encoded together in the candidate division WOR-3 bacterium genome:
- a CDS encoding tetratricopeptide repeat protein, whose product MKKAITIILPVVVLLFLGCPPTWKNACKIYIGQQDYENAKKQALEGIKIAPDDYEAYCLLGKAELGLGNYPEASKAFQAGFKKDSLATIKWLKTDENGNNVSAYWQIFYSTAYKAFLDRNYDEALVNLKFAQRLDPENASQYILEGNMYVEMGEKEKAMSVYQRVLEFDKENAEASYFIARVYFDQQKYDSCLFYLNNSIKTFEKEYTKYKNLLFKNVEFNQNLGAELVKLWKEGKKDALDQFIKVKLGYDDGLSAHEKNVEKFVKENEGLGRAYYLTGVVYLNTRNDTLALRNLAKSAEFMPEDVDALYFLGELLIRLGKWSEARKYLEKLVEVKPDDFPAWFYIGVSYSQEKNYKKAIEIYEEKALPLEPNNIEVLTNLAYAYREIGNTKKSWEYLQKADKISKEKK is encoded by the coding sequence ATGAAAAAAGCAATTACTATTATATTACCGGTGGTGGTTTTATTATTTTTAGGATGTCCACCTACATGGAAAAATGCGTGTAAGATTTATATTGGGCAGCAGGATTATGAAAATGCAAAAAAACAGGCATTGGAAGGAATAAAAATCGCACCGGACGATTATGAGGCATATTGCCTCTTGGGTAAGGCAGAACTTGGTTTAGGCAATTATCCGGAAGCAAGCAAGGCCTTTCAGGCCGGTTTCAAAAAAGATTCGTTGGCAACTATAAAATGGTTGAAAACTGATGAAAATGGTAATAATGTATCTGCATACTGGCAGATATTTTATAGCACTGCTTACAAGGCATTTTTAGACAGAAATTATGATGAGGCACTTGTAAACTTGAAATTCGCCCAGAGACTTGACCCAGAAAATGCGAGCCAGTATATACTTGAAGGAAATATGTATGTGGAAATGGGTGAAAAAGAAAAAGCAATGTCCGTATACCAAAGGGTTCTTGAATTTGATAAGGAAAATGCTGAAGCAAGTTATTTCATTGCCAGGGTTTATTTTGATCAACAGAAATACGACTCCTGTCTTTTTTACTTAAATAATTCTATAAAAACATTTGAAAAAGAGTATACCAAGTATAAAAATTTGTTGTTTAAAAATGTAGAATTCAATCAAAATCTTGGCGCCGAACTGGTAAAATTGTGGAAGGAAGGTAAAAAAGATGCGTTAGACCAGTTCATTAAAGTAAAACTCGGATATGATGATGGTTTGTCAGCCCATGAAAAAAATGTGGAAAAATTTGTAAAGGAAAACGAAGGGTTGGGTAGGGCATATTATCTTACCGGTGTTGTTTATCTTAATACAAGAAATGATACGCTTGCACTGAGAAATCTCGCGAAGTCTGCAGAATTTATGCCCGAAGACGTAGATGCCCTTTATTTCCTCGGTGAGCTTCTGATTAGATTGGGTAAGTGGTCTGAAGCGAGAAAATATTTAGAAAAACTTGTAGAAGTAAAACCCGATGATTTCCCTGCCTGGTTTTATATCGGTGTGTCTTATTCCCAGGAGAAGAATTATAAAAAGGCGATTGAAATTTATGAAGAAAAAGCACTGCCTCTGGAACCCAACAATATTGAAGTTTTGACAAACCTTGCATATGCCTATCGTGAAATAGGTAATACAAAAAAATCCTGGGAATACCTGCAAAAGGCAGATAAGATATCAAAGGAGAAAAAATGA